From Flavobacteriales bacterium, one genomic window encodes:
- a CDS encoding aminotransferase class V-fold PLP-dependent enzyme — protein sequence LGIAVRTGHHCTEPLMARYGIPGTVRASFAFYNTKEEIEVLVEGLKRVIKMFA from the coding sequence TTAGGAATCGCTGTTAGAACAGGACACCACTGTACAGAGCCCTTGATGGCACGATATGGTATACCGGGAACTGTTAGAGCTTCCTTTGCGTTCTACAACACAAAAGAAGAAATAGAAGTACTGGTTGAAGGATTGAAGAGAGTAATAAAAATGTTTGCTTAA